The following proteins come from a genomic window of Nicotiana tomentosiformis chromosome 12, ASM39032v3, whole genome shotgun sequence:
- the LOC138902391 gene encoding uncharacterized protein: MQRTLKVMHASDTESVELASYRLHDVEVQWYETWELSRGKNASPAVWEKLSGDFLRHYLPVEIRQARVDRFLALKQVNMSVWEHSLQFDSLARYAPSILAEMSDRVHWFVVGFGQHLINECFTTALLDSMDISCIEAYDQNLEDRKRKQYENRDEGQRKKALSARQPGDFLGDSMSPCPIESVQQLQKPYYEGSVYSESGQGSRISGFQKRRDSAQMRAPPPRCSQCGKAHSGQCRQGFNASAGRGRGKGGASSSGGSQNLIYALAGHQDPEDTPDDVSGTVTMGNVRSY, from the exons atgcagaggactttgaagGTGATGCATGCATCAGATACTGAGtcagtagagttggcctcttaccGATTGCATGATGTTGAGGTTCAATGGTATGAAACTTGGGAATTGTCTAGAGGAAAAAATGCATCTCCAGCGGTATGGGAAAAGTTATCAGGGGATTTCTTGCGTCATTACTTGCCGGTAGAGATTCGTCAGGCAAGGGTAGATAGGTTCTTGGCTCTTAAACAAGTGAATATGAGTGTGTGGGAGCATAGCCTCCAGTTTGATTCCTTAGCGAGGTATGCCCCCTCGATTTTGGCTGAAATGAGTGACCGAGTGCATTGGTTTGTGGTAGGATTTGGGCAGCACCTGATTAATGAGTGTTTCACGACCGCTCTGCTTGATAGTATGGATATTTCTTGCATCGAGGCTTATGATCAGAATTTGGAGGATCGAAAACGAAAGCAATACGAGAATCGTGATGAGGGTCAGCGTAAGAAAGCTTTGTCTGCTAGGCAACCTGGGGATTTTCTGGGAGATTCTATGTCACCATGTCCTATTGAAAGTGTCCAACAGTTGCAGAAGCCGTATTATGAGGGATCTGTCTATTCTGAATCAGGTCAGGGCTCGAGAATTTCGGGTTTTCAGAAACGGAGGGATTCAGCGCAGATGAGGGCGCCCCCTCCGCGGTGCAGTCAATGCGGTAAAGCTCATTCTGGACAATGTCGTCAGGGGTTTAAT GCATCGGCTGGTAGAGGTAGAGGCAagggtggagcatctagctccgGCGGTAGTCAGAACCTCATATATGCTTTGGCAGGTCATCAGGACCCAGAGGATACACCGGATGATGTGTCAGGTACTGTGACTATGGGTAATGTTCGATCTTATTAA